From a single Acidobacteriota bacterium genomic region:
- a CDS encoding pentapeptide repeat-containing protein — MLGFGILLLLLVVPPTKAQQNKEWTWEDKAGKTHTRAELDEILKKARRYSEPYLSEELVGAKLLWADLESMIWQGANLSGANLMGANLTSAFINGAHLDGTNLATAHLDGAGLEGASLRNANLVYADLRRANLRDAELSGAFLGGAKLDGANFEPKSLPELLGFATANGLEHLTYEVNPSALVQLRQQLANGGFREQQRKISYALKRREAELSRAGCTSRRLPQLNGLGQPVGPNGPPRAILWWSDSNLANCGSFILSTVFFDWTCQYGLNPGRPLSLGVLLWLICSLLYFACIHTSGETGLYRVYGPSIDENPSARQRAVRILSLGNEQTGGAQRFLRFFWHEWLLLRTSMFFSLMSAFNIGFRGFDFGRWLRLLARQEFDIKAVGWARAVAGWQSLISMCLIALWVSTYFGRPFD, encoded by the coding sequence GTGCTGGGCTTTGGCATTCTCCTGCTTCTATTGGTGGTCCCTCCGACCAAGGCGCAGCAGAATAAAGAGTGGACCTGGGAGGACAAGGCCGGCAAAACCCATACTCGAGCCGAACTGGACGAGATTCTTAAGAAAGCTCGTCGATACAGTGAACCGTACCTAAGTGAGGAGCTAGTGGGTGCAAAGCTGCTCTGGGCAGACCTAGAGAGCATGATCTGGCAAGGCGCGAATCTGAGCGGGGCGAATCTGATGGGGGCGAACCTGACCAGTGCGTTCATAAATGGCGCACATCTAGACGGCACGAACCTTGCCACGGCGCATCTAGACGGAGCAGGCTTGGAGGGTGCTTCGTTACGAAACGCCAATCTCGTCTATGCTGACCTGAGGCGCGCGAACCTTCGCGATGCAGAGCTAAGCGGCGCCTTTCTTGGTGGAGCAAAGCTGGATGGAGCTAATTTTGAGCCCAAGTCCCTTCCGGAGTTGCTGGGATTTGCGACAGCAAATGGTCTGGAACACCTAACCTACGAAGTCAATCCAAGTGCTCTCGTTCAGCTCCGCCAGCAACTTGCAAACGGAGGCTTCCGGGAACAGCAAAGGAAGATTTCATACGCATTGAAACGAAGAGAGGCGGAACTCTCTCGGGCGGGGTGCACTTCGAGGAGACTTCCCCAATTAAATGGGCTCGGACAGCCTGTCGGCCCGAATGGTCCTCCGCGCGCGATACTGTGGTGGTCAGACAGTAATCTGGCGAACTGTGGCTCTTTTATCCTCAGCACGGTGTTTTTTGATTGGACCTGCCAGTATGGACTGAATCCGGGACGACCGCTGAGCCTCGGAGTTTTGCTTTGGCTCATATGCTCCTTGCTGTATTTCGCCTGCATCCATACCTCCGGCGAGACAGGACTTTATCGCGTTTACGGACCAAGCATCGACGAAAACCCCTCGGCGCGACAACGCGCGGTGAGAATTTTATCTCTTGGCAACGAGCAAACGGGGGGCGCGCAACGGTTTCTTCGATTTTTCTGGCACGAATGGTTGTTATTGCGCACGTCAATGTTTTTCAGCCTTATGAGCGCTTTCAACATTGGGTTTCGGGGGTTCGACTTTGGGCGCTGGCTACGGCTGCTGGCGAGACAAGAATTCGATATCAAGGCTGTGGGATGGGCGAGGGCGGTGGCGGGATGGCAGTCGCTGATCAGCATGTGTCTGATCGCTCTGTGGGTTTCGACCTACTTTGGGCGGCCGTTTGATTAA
- a CDS encoding BrnT family toxin: MEFEWDPIKAAANAKKHGVDFAEAMTVFSDPLEVTIPDPDHSVGEERFLSIGSSTARRLIVVAYTERAGRTRIINAREANSEERKHYESTNPAKG; encoded by the coding sequence GTGGAATTCGAGTGGGATCCCATCAAGGCCGCTGCAAACGCCAAGAAACACGGGGTCGATTTCGCCGAAGCCATGACCGTGTTTAGCGACCCGCTCGAGGTGACCATCCCGGATCCGGACCACTCGGTCGGCGAGGAACGGTTTCTGAGTATTGGTAGCTCGACGGCCCGGCGACTCATCGTGGTCGCGTACACTGAACGAGCCGGTCGAACTCGGATCATCAACGCACGTGAAGCGAACTCCGAAGAGCGCAAGCATTATGAGTCCACAAATCCAGCCAAAGGATAG
- a CDS encoding M48 family metalloprotease: MNEDKATRFHRLRRRAAIAAAGWSVLLLALLLATGWSALLRDTAHGVLESSFVPAFLVVPAIAVVYALTVALAHEAVAFPLAFFTGFILERRYGLSRQTAGEWGRDHLKALGLGLLFGGLSAGFVYLALTLWPDRWWLATTAGAVIVSLILTWLAPVVLIPLFFKVTPLQNDSLSERLNALVQRVGTGTIGIYEWRLSQKTSRANAALTGFGQTRRILLSDTLVGDYSEDEIEVILAHELSHHVSHDVWRALVLEAVVVGLGFWAGNEVLRRSIEWLGLGGVADVAGLPVLVLTAMGVSVLALPLVNAISRWHERRADQFALDITRNPAAFTSAMKRLGAGNLAEENPPAFARLFFYTHPPLGDRLDFARAWSARQMKKGSDRFSPPTPRK, translated from the coding sequence ATGAACGAGGACAAGGCTACACGATTCCATCGGCTCCGTCGCCGCGCGGCCATTGCGGCGGCGGGTTGGTCTGTTCTGCTGCTGGCGCTGCTGCTGGCGACGGGCTGGTCTGCGCTGCTCCGCGATACGGCTCACGGCGTTCTGGAATCTTCCTTCGTCCCGGCATTCCTGGTCGTTCCCGCCATTGCCGTGGTCTACGCGCTGACCGTGGCGCTCGCCCACGAAGCTGTCGCGTTTCCGCTCGCCTTTTTTACGGGGTTCATCCTCGAACGGCGATATGGCCTGTCGCGGCAGACGGCGGGTGAGTGGGGCCGGGACCATCTGAAGGCACTCGGGCTCGGCCTCCTGTTCGGTGGCCTCTCGGCCGGGTTCGTCTACCTCGCGCTGACCCTCTGGCCTGATCGGTGGTGGCTGGCGACCACGGCGGGCGCCGTGATCGTGAGCCTCATCCTGACGTGGCTGGCGCCGGTCGTGCTCATCCCTCTCTTTTTCAAGGTGACCCCCCTGCAGAACGACTCGCTCAGCGAGCGGCTGAACGCGCTGGTCCAGCGCGTCGGCACGGGAACCATCGGCATCTATGAATGGCGGCTCAGCCAGAAGACGTCACGCGCAAATGCGGCGCTGACCGGGTTCGGCCAGACGCGGAGGATTCTGCTGTCGGACACGCTGGTCGGCGATTACTCCGAGGACGAAATTGAGGTCATCCTCGCCCACGAGTTGTCGCATCACGTGTCCCACGATGTCTGGCGGGCGCTCGTGTTGGAGGCCGTGGTCGTAGGCTTAGGATTCTGGGCTGGCAACGAGGTCTTGCGTCGGTCGATCGAGTGGCTCGGCCTCGGCGGCGTTGCCGATGTGGCTGGGCTGCCCGTACTCGTGCTGACGGCGATGGGCGTGTCGGTGCTCGCCCTGCCACTGGTGAATGCCATTTCCAGGTGGCACGAGCGCCGGGCGGATCAATTCGCGCTCGACATCACGCGAAACCCGGCCGCGTTCACCAGCGCGATGAAGAGACTGGGCGCCGGCAACCTGGCCGAGGAGAATCCACCCGCGTTTGCCCGCCTGTTCTTCTACACCCATCCACCGCTGGGTGATCGGCTGGACTTCGCCCGAGCCTGGTCCGCCCGCCAGATGAAGAAGGGGTCGGACCGATTTTCGCCGCCCACACCGCGAAAATAG
- a CDS encoding DUF4097 family beta strand repeat-containing protein, producing MPHLRLFRRIVPAAFLIATAASLAACDVVINSMEGGIGGGRFRVVKDYAKTFTLGGAAGTVEIVNTSGKINVEAVDGNIVDVKAHITARGASMEAALELLKQVEMQADASQTRVRVQAKYPGSRNAVEVVYTLRVPRNVKVNLQNVNGTIDVTGVRGGLQAETTNGGVKGRDLANTVNASTTNGGLDIQMTSVGPDGVTLETTNGGIELKLPAETKATLKARSVNGGISVTDLPFEKDSDSNRRKVDGKINGGGPVLSLETVNGGVRVRQVEAGGKEGGKVGADLDRPGDRHGLKGLKALKGLHGYVG from the coding sequence ATGCCGCACCTGCGCCTGTTTCGACGGATAGTGCCAGCCGCGTTCCTGATCGCGACCGCCGCCAGCCTTGCCGCCTGTGATGTGGTCATCAACAGTATGGAAGGCGGGATCGGCGGAGGCCGGTTCAGGGTCGTGAAGGACTACGCCAAGACGTTCACGCTTGGCGGGGCGGCCGGCACGGTTGAAATCGTCAACACCAGCGGGAAGATCAACGTGGAAGCCGTCGATGGCAACATTGTCGACGTCAAAGCCCATATCACGGCAAGGGGCGCCTCCATGGAGGCCGCCCTCGAACTGCTCAAGCAGGTCGAGATGCAGGCGGACGCGAGCCAGACGCGCGTGCGCGTTCAGGCGAAATACCCGGGCAGCCGCAACGCGGTTGAGGTGGTCTACACGCTGCGCGTGCCGCGGAACGTCAAAGTCAACCTGCAGAATGTGAACGGCACCATCGACGTCACTGGCGTCAGGGGTGGCCTGCAGGCCGAAACCACCAATGGCGGGGTGAAAGGGCGGGACCTGGCCAACACGGTCAATGCCAGCACGACCAACGGTGGACTCGATATCCAGATGACCAGTGTGGGGCCGGATGGCGTGACGCTGGAGACCACCAACGGGGGCATCGAGCTGAAGCTGCCGGCTGAGACGAAAGCCACGCTGAAGGCGCGGTCTGTGAACGGCGGTATCTCCGTGACGGATCTGCCGTTTGAGAAGGACAGTGACAGCAACCGGCGCAAAGTTGACGGCAAGATCAACGGCGGCGGTCCGGTGCTTTCGCTGGAAACCGTCAACGGCGGCGTTCGAGTGAGGCAGGTCGAGGCTGGCGGCAAGGAGGGCGGAAAGGTCGGCGCCGACCTTGATCGGCCAGGTGATCGCCACGGACTGAAAGGGCTGAAGGCGCTGAAGGGGCTGCACGGGTACGTTGGCTAG
- the smc gene encoding chromosome segregation protein SMC — MRLQRLEITGFKSFCDRSELSFDRGVTAIVGPNGCGKSNVADAIVWVLGEQSAKSLRGDRMEDVIFGGSDARKPNAAAEVRLMLAGVPVLPDRGTGTTPDLVDDDGRPMVREVEVTRRLYRSGESEYLINGEIVRLRDVHELLMDTGLGAKAYAIIEQGKIGLILSSRPTDRRQLIEEAAGVTKYKARRRAAELKLDASQQNLTRIDDIVFEVEKQRGVLKRQAAKARRHQRLRDQLRQWEKVQLARRQRVLAQAIASAEARIVQIKESEIGASGHLAQLESDLERLRLELVQLESAARTAREAAHAHEVEIGRLEQRIQNDEEQVTALGRRATDIAGEVETLGLRRGPAAQGAALKQQEVERAAQDREAAAATLSAANEAQVAVQGVLEGLEADVEAARSEQFAAASAASALQHAIDNASSARERVSRDIARWTAEASDLDVEAARAKADHDGAATSLASASARLDEVMRARSAREVELTGLRAERERAGQMLREAEQELAGLAARLDSLERFESARTAYGDAARLVLAESAGEVRHLGSVADYLDVKPGFERAVEACLGDTLQFVVVPTHEEAERALHLVSTRGAGRCGFVVVDGAPATDGGRRSAEALPGLTPLDAVVSVSGACAGALRPFVTNGWIAGTFADAVAAARQTAAPVATRDGEVCRGANLVWGGAGQHDQGGILQTKSDIRQTRERLEVERTQVARLDTTLADVDRRATAAAAAIEAMSAEVHVHEKAIVEFGLRVAQASEQAQRVDQKRSVVALDIRRGDEEIAGLDARQVEARQSVVRLADEQRLVDEKLGAAQRRLFDARDESRLRGERVRDAMAEHARLVERAAAVSLEAARLEEACREIEARLVARREEQQQIAGEQDRLRHALSEATRSLDVELAALDAGREAVRSADEAVGLVRQQGEQQESAIREARRTLDAVRSSLSEAEVGRAKAESDLAHLASICAETLQTDLESVIAEVEQLERDGEVSPDWRAIYADEPEDEPAQDTDGIQLPPAGAEAAEVAAVEGSPVVEPAPRALTPEDAITELKRKIDKLGPVNMMAIEQYDELESRHGFLTTQRKDLVDSIASTGEAIKKIDHTTRERFREAFDAINLHFQEMFASLFSGGRAGLTLLDEDDILESGIEIIAQPPGKRLQNVQLLSGGEKALTAISLMFAIFRYKPSPFCVLDEIDAPLDDANTGRFLDMLRAMQADTQFILITHNRKTMEIADRLYGVTMEEPGVSKLISVKLN; from the coding sequence ATGCGTTTGCAGCGTCTGGAAATCACCGGTTTCAAATCCTTCTGTGACCGTTCCGAGTTGTCGTTCGACCGTGGCGTCACGGCGATCGTCGGTCCGAACGGCTGCGGCAAAAGCAACGTCGCGGATGCGATCGTGTGGGTGCTCGGCGAACAGAGCGCCAAGAGCCTCCGCGGCGACCGCATGGAAGATGTGATCTTCGGCGGCAGCGATGCCCGCAAGCCGAACGCCGCCGCCGAGGTCCGGTTGATGCTCGCCGGCGTTCCGGTCCTGCCTGATCGCGGGACGGGCACGACGCCGGATCTGGTCGATGACGACGGGCGGCCGATGGTGCGCGAAGTCGAGGTGACCCGCCGCCTGTACCGGTCGGGCGAGAGCGAATACCTGATCAACGGCGAGATCGTGCGGTTGCGGGATGTCCACGAACTGCTGATGGACACGGGGCTGGGCGCCAAGGCCTACGCGATTATCGAGCAGGGGAAGATCGGGCTCATCCTGAGTTCGCGCCCGACAGACCGGCGTCAACTGATCGAGGAAGCGGCTGGCGTCACCAAGTACAAGGCTCGCCGCCGGGCGGCGGAACTGAAACTCGATGCGTCACAGCAGAATCTCACGCGGATCGACGACATCGTCTTCGAGGTCGAGAAGCAACGCGGCGTGCTCAAGCGACAAGCGGCCAAGGCCCGGCGCCACCAGCGGCTTCGCGACCAATTGCGCCAGTGGGAGAAGGTGCAGCTCGCGAGGCGCCAGCGGGTGCTGGCCCAGGCGATTGCGTCCGCCGAAGCGCGCATCGTCCAGATCAAGGAATCGGAGATCGGCGCGTCAGGGCACCTGGCGCAGCTGGAATCCGATCTCGAGCGGCTTCGCCTCGAACTGGTCCAGTTGGAGAGCGCGGCCCGTACGGCGCGCGAGGCCGCGCATGCCCACGAAGTCGAGATCGGGCGTCTCGAGCAGCGCATTCAGAATGACGAGGAGCAGGTCACCGCGCTCGGCCGGCGGGCGACCGACATCGCGGGGGAAGTCGAGACACTCGGCCTGCGGCGGGGACCGGCCGCCCAAGGAGCGGCGCTCAAACAGCAGGAAGTTGAGCGCGCCGCGCAGGACCGCGAGGCCGCAGCGGCCACGCTCTCTGCGGCCAACGAGGCCCAGGTCGCTGTGCAGGGCGTGCTCGAAGGACTCGAAGCCGATGTCGAAGCGGCACGCAGCGAGCAGTTCGCCGCCGCCAGTGCGGCGTCCGCGCTGCAGCATGCCATCGACAACGCCAGCAGCGCCCGTGAGCGCGTGTCGCGTGATATCGCCCGCTGGACCGCCGAAGCCTCCGACCTGGACGTCGAGGCCGCGCGCGCGAAGGCCGATCACGACGGAGCCGCGACGTCGCTCGCCAGCGCCAGCGCCAGGCTCGATGAGGTGATGCGTGCGCGCAGCGCCCGTGAAGTCGAACTGACCGGCCTGCGAGCCGAACGGGAACGTGCAGGCCAGATGCTCCGCGAGGCGGAGCAGGAACTGGCTGGTCTGGCCGCTCGGCTGGACTCCCTCGAACGTTTTGAATCCGCCCGTACCGCGTACGGTGATGCGGCGCGACTCGTGCTGGCCGAGTCGGCCGGCGAAGTCCGGCATCTCGGCTCGGTTGCCGACTATCTCGACGTCAAGCCTGGCTTCGAGCGCGCGGTGGAAGCGTGCCTGGGCGACACGCTTCAATTCGTGGTCGTACCCACCCACGAGGAAGCCGAACGGGCCCTGCATCTGGTCAGCACCAGGGGCGCCGGACGCTGCGGATTCGTGGTCGTCGATGGGGCACCGGCGACTGATGGCGGGCGAAGGTCCGCCGAGGCGTTGCCGGGCCTCACGCCGCTCGACGCGGTCGTCTCGGTGTCGGGCGCCTGCGCCGGGGCCCTGCGCCCGTTTGTCACCAACGGCTGGATCGCAGGGACGTTTGCCGATGCCGTCGCTGCAGCGCGTCAGACGGCCGCGCCCGTGGCGACCAGAGACGGCGAGGTCTGCCGCGGCGCGAACCTCGTGTGGGGCGGGGCGGGACAACACGATCAGGGGGGCATCCTCCAGACCAAGAGCGACATCCGGCAGACGCGCGAACGTCTTGAGGTCGAGCGCACCCAGGTCGCCAGGCTCGACACGACGCTCGCCGATGTCGACCGCCGTGCGACCGCGGCGGCGGCGGCGATTGAAGCGATGTCGGCCGAGGTCCACGTCCACGAAAAGGCGATCGTCGAATTTGGACTGCGAGTGGCACAGGCGTCCGAGCAGGCACAGCGCGTGGATCAGAAGCGATCGGTCGTGGCGCTCGACATTCGCCGCGGAGACGAGGAGATCGCGGGTCTCGATGCGAGGCAGGTGGAAGCCAGACAGTCAGTGGTACGCCTGGCCGACGAGCAGCGCCTGGTCGACGAGAAACTCGGCGCGGCCCAACGCCGTCTGTTCGATGCGCGCGACGAGTCACGGCTGCGAGGCGAGCGCGTAAGAGACGCGATGGCCGAACACGCACGGCTGGTCGAACGGGCCGCGGCCGTGTCGCTCGAGGCCGCACGCCTCGAGGAAGCCTGCCGGGAAATCGAAGCCCGACTCGTGGCCAGGCGCGAAGAGCAGCAGCAGATCGCCGGTGAGCAGGATCGACTGCGTCACGCGCTTTCTGAGGCCACGCGATCCCTCGACGTCGAGTTGGCCGCGCTGGACGCCGGACGTGAGGCCGTGCGGAGCGCGGACGAAGCCGTGGGGCTCGTTCGGCAGCAGGGCGAGCAGCAGGAATCGGCCATTCGCGAGGCCAGACGCACGCTGGACGCGGTGCGGTCGTCGTTGTCTGAGGCCGAGGTCGGCCGCGCCAAGGCCGAGAGCGACCTGGCGCATCTTGCGTCGATCTGCGCCGAGACGCTGCAGACCGATCTCGAGTCGGTGATTGCAGAGGTCGAGCAGTTGGAGAGAGACGGCGAGGTCAGCCCCGACTGGCGGGCGATCTACGCGGACGAACCGGAAGACGAACCGGCGCAGGACACCGATGGGATCCAGTTGCCGCCGGCAGGCGCGGAGGCCGCGGAGGTCGCCGCCGTGGAGGGCTCGCCAGTGGTCGAGCCGGCGCCGCGTGCGCTGACGCCCGAAGACGCCATCACGGAACTCAAGCGCAAGATCGACAAGCTGGGCCCGGTCAACATGATGGCGATCGAGCAGTATGACGAACTCGAGTCACGGCACGGTTTCCTCACGACCCAGAGGAAGGACCTGGTCGATTCGATCGCGTCGACCGGTGAGGCCATCAAAAAGATCGACCACACGACGCGGGAGCGGTTCCGCGAGGCGTTTGACGCCATCAACCTGCACTTCCAGGAGATGTTCGCGTCGTTGTTCAGCGGGGGCCGGGCTGGCCTGACGCTGCTCGACGAAGACGACATCCTCGAGAGCGGCATCGAGATTATCGCGCAACCGCCGGGCAAGCGCCTCCAGAACGTGCAGTTGCTGTCGGGCGGCGAGAAGGCGCTGACGGCGATCTCGCTCATGTTCGCCATCTTCAGGTACAAGCCAAGCCCGTTCTGCGTGCTCGACGAGATCGATGCGCCGCTCGACGACGCCAATACCGGCAGGTTCCTCGATATGCTGCGGGCCATGCAGGCGGACACCCAGTTCATCCTGATTACCCACAACCGGAAAACGATGGAGATTGCCGACCGGCTCTACGGGGTCACGATGGAGGAGCCGGGCGTCTCGAAGCTGATTTCGGTCAAGCTCAACTGA